In a single window of the Zea mays cultivar B73 chromosome 5, Zm-B73-REFERENCE-NAM-5.0, whole genome shotgun sequence genome:
- the LOC100274173 gene encoding Protein ENHANCED DISEASE RESISTANCE 2 gives MSSSSSSSVVYEGWMIRYGRRKIGRSFVHTRYFVLEPRMLSYYKRKPQHKADKVGGKLPIKSLHIDGNCRVEDRGLKMHHGHMAAFNIQEALIWKEKIEMVIDQRQGVALSDGNKAFSTSQQEASLENGRKSSSSDHESQYSHEEEDEEENQRSLLRRTTIGNGPPESLYDWTRENDLGISNQGSPDQVFSRGHWRLVRCQNGLRIFEELQDVDYLARSCSRAMKAVGVVEASCEAIFQLVMSMDTSRFEWDCSFQYGSLVEEVDGHTAILYHRLQLDWFPMFVWPRDLCYVRYWRRNDDGSYVVLFQSREHQNCGPQPGFVRAHIESGGFNISPLKSRNGRIRTQVQHLMQIDLKGWGVGYVPSFQQHCLLHMLNSVAGLREWFSQSDESQVLPRIPVMVNMTQSVSSKKGRKAQESTTQTGIQMDPSRHSTVLEEESDEDDEFLIPESEPEPSNLEDAADVRKSGRNEEDSDLIDLSGFSGNLRRDDRDSSRDCWRMSDGNNFRVRSKNFVYDKSKIPAGKPLMELVAVDWFKDAKRMDHVARRKGCAVQVAAEKGLFALAINLQVPGTTNYSMVFYFVTKKLIPNSLLQRFVDGDDEFRNSRFKLIPSVPKGSWIVRQSVGSTPCLLGKAVDITYIRGSNYLEIDVDIGSSTVANGVLGLVCGVITTLVVDMAFLVQANTYDELPERLIGAVRMSHIELSSAIVPVLED, from the exons ATgtcgtcgtcctcttcctcgtcgGTGGTATACGAGGGGTGGATGATCCGTTACGGTCGGCGCAAGATCGGTAGGTCCTTCGTCCACACCCGCTACTTCGTGCTGGAGCCACGGATGCTGTCCTACTACAAGCGCAAGCCGCAGCACAAGGCCGACAAGGTCGGGGGAAAGCTCCCCATCAAGTCCCTTCACATCGATGGCAACTGCAGGGTCGAGGACAGGGGGCTCAAGATGCACCATGGACAT ATGGCGGCATTCAACATACAGGAAGCTCTAATTTGGAAGGAGAAAATTGAGATGGTAATCGATCAG CGACAAGGAGTAGCGTTGAGTGATGGGAACAAGGCCTTTAGCACATCGCAGCAAGAGGCTAGCTTAGAAAATGGAAGGAAATCTTCTTCATCTGACCACGAAAGTCA GTACAGTCATGAAGAGGAAGATGAAGAGGAAAATCAGCGATCATTGCTAAGGAGAACAACAATCGGGAATG GCCCTCCCGAATCATTATATGATTGGACCCGTGAAAATGATTTGGGAATATCAAATCAAGGAAGCCCTGACCAAGTTTTCTCTAGAGGACACTGGCGCCTTGTCAGATGCCAGAATG GCCTCCGCATTTTTGAGGAGCTCCAAGATGTTGATTACCTT GCAAGAAGTTGTAGCAGAGCAATGAAGGCTGTTGGTGTGGTTGAAGCCTCCTGTGAAGCTATATTTCAGCTTGTTATGAGCATGGATACTTCACGTTTTGA GTGGGACTGCAGCTTTCAGTATGGTAGTCTGGTAGAGGAGGTTGATGGCCACACTGCAATACTATACCATAGGCTGCAGCTGGATTGGTTCCCAAT GTTTGTTTGGCCTCGTGATCTTTGTTATGTGCGCTATTGGCGGCGCAATGATGATGGAAGCTATG TTGTGTTGTTTCAATCCAGAGAGCACCAAAACTGTGGTCCACAACCAGGATTTGTAAGGGCACATATTGAGA GTGGTGGCTTCAACATTTCTCCCCTGAAATCCCGTAATGGAAGAATCCGAACACAAGTGCAGCATCTTATGCAGATAGATTTGAAGGGCTGGGGGGTTGGTTATGTACCTTCATTTCAGCAGCATTGCCTACTTCATATGCTGAACAGTGTTGCTG GGCTCAGGGAATGGTTTTCACAAAGTGATGAGAGTCAAGTGCTTCCTAGGATTCCTGTTATGGTCAACATGACTCAATCTGTTTCTTCCAAGAAAGGCAGAAAAGCACAAGAGAGTACTACACAAACCGGCATTCAGATGGATCCAAGCAGACATTCCACAGTTCTTGAGGAGGAGTCTGATGAAGATGACGAATTTCTGATACCTGAATCTGAACCAGAG CCATCAAATCTTGAGGATGCTGCAGATGTTAGGAAGTCAG GGCGCAATGAAGAGGATTCAGATCTGATTGATTTATCTGGGTTTTCTGGGAATTTACGTCGGGATGACCGTGATAGCAGTCGTGACTGCTGGAGAATGTCTGATGGAAATAATTTCAGAGTTCGAAGCAAGAATTTTGTATATGATAAAAGCAAG ATTCCTGCAGGAAAGCCTCTTATGGAGCTTGTCGCTGTTGACTGGTTTAAAGATGCAAAGCGAATGGATCATGTTGCTAGAAGAAAAGGCTGTGCAGTTCAA GTAGCGGCTGAGAAGGGGCTCTTTGCATTGGCTATAAATCTACAA GTTCCTGGCACTACAAACTACAGTATGGTTTTCTACTTTGTTACGAAGAAACTGATACCAAACTCCTTATTGCAACGCTTTGTGGATGGTGATGACGAATTTCGGAATAGTAGGTTCAAGTTGATACCATCAGTTCCTAAG GGCTCATGGATTGTTCGACAAAGTGTTGGCAGCACTCCTTGTCTATTAGGAAAAGCTGTTGACATTACCTATATACGTGGCTCAAATTATTTAGAA ATAGATGTGGATATTGGCTCGTCTACAGTGGCGAATGGAGTCTTGGGGCTTGTGTGCGGTGTCATAACGACACTAGTTGTCGATATGGCTTTCCTTGTCCAG GCTAATACATACGACGAGCTCCCAGAAAGGCTGATTGGGGCAGTTCGTATGTCGCATATTGAGCTGTCATCTGCAATAGTTCCCGTGCTCGAGGATTAA
- the LOC100274173 gene encoding protein ENHANCED DISEASE RESISTANCE 2 isoform X1 yields the protein MSSSSSSSVVYEGWMIRYGRRKIGRSFVHTRYFVLEPRMLSYYKRKPQHKADKVGGKLPIKSLHIDGNCRVEDRGLKMHHGHMLYVLCVYNKREKHNRITMAAFNIQEALIWKEKIEMVIDQRQGVALSDGNKAFSTSQQEASLENGRKSSSSDHESQYSHEEEDEEENQRSLLRRTTIGNGPPESLYDWTRENDLGISNQGSPDQVFSRGHWRLVRCQNGLRIFEELQDVDYLARSCSRAMKAVGVVEASCEAIFQLVMSMDTSRFEWDCSFQYGSLVEEVDGHTAILYHRLQLDWFPMFVWPRDLCYVRYWRRNDDGSYVVLFQSREHQNCGPQPGFVRAHIESGGFNISPLKSRNGRIRTQVQHLMQIDLKGWGVGYVPSFQQHCLLHMLNSVAGLREWFSQSDESQVLPRIPVMVNMTQSVSSKKGRKAQESTTQTGIQMDPSRHSTVLEEESDEDDEFLIPESEPEPSNLEDAADVRKSGRNEEDSDLIDLSGFSGNLRRDDRDSSRDCWRMSDGNNFRVRSKNFVYDKSKIPAGKPLMELVAVDWFKDAKRMDHVARRKGCAVQVAAEKGLFALAINLQVPGTTNYSMVFYFVTKKLIPNSLLQRFVDGDDEFRNSRFKLIPSVPKGSWIVRQSVGSTPCLLGKAVDITYIRGSNYLEIDVDIGSSTVANGVLGLVCGVITTLVVDMAFLVQANTYDELPERLIGAVRMSHIELSSAIVPVLED from the exons ATgtcgtcgtcctcttcctcgtcgGTGGTATACGAGGGGTGGATGATCCGTTACGGTCGGCGCAAGATCGGTAGGTCCTTCGTCCACACCCGCTACTTCGTGCTGGAGCCACGGATGCTGTCCTACTACAAGCGCAAGCCGCAGCACAAGGCCGACAAGGTCGGGGGAAAGCTCCCCATCAAGTCCCTTCACATCGATGGCAACTGCAGGGTCGAGGACAGGGGGCTCAAGATGCACCATGGACAT ATGCTTTATGTCTTATGCGTCTATAACAAAAGGGAGAAGCACAACCGCATCACG ATGGCGGCATTCAACATACAGGAAGCTCTAATTTGGAAGGAGAAAATTGAGATGGTAATCGATCAG CGACAAGGAGTAGCGTTGAGTGATGGGAACAAGGCCTTTAGCACATCGCAGCAAGAGGCTAGCTTAGAAAATGGAAGGAAATCTTCTTCATCTGACCACGAAAGTCA GTACAGTCATGAAGAGGAAGATGAAGAGGAAAATCAGCGATCATTGCTAAGGAGAACAACAATCGGGAATG GCCCTCCCGAATCATTATATGATTGGACCCGTGAAAATGATTTGGGAATATCAAATCAAGGAAGCCCTGACCAAGTTTTCTCTAGAGGACACTGGCGCCTTGTCAGATGCCAGAATG GCCTCCGCATTTTTGAGGAGCTCCAAGATGTTGATTACCTT GCAAGAAGTTGTAGCAGAGCAATGAAGGCTGTTGGTGTGGTTGAAGCCTCCTGTGAAGCTATATTTCAGCTTGTTATGAGCATGGATACTTCACGTTTTGA GTGGGACTGCAGCTTTCAGTATGGTAGTCTGGTAGAGGAGGTTGATGGCCACACTGCAATACTATACCATAGGCTGCAGCTGGATTGGTTCCCAAT GTTTGTTTGGCCTCGTGATCTTTGTTATGTGCGCTATTGGCGGCGCAATGATGATGGAAGCTATG TTGTGTTGTTTCAATCCAGAGAGCACCAAAACTGTGGTCCACAACCAGGATTTGTAAGGGCACATATTGAGA GTGGTGGCTTCAACATTTCTCCCCTGAAATCCCGTAATGGAAGAATCCGAACACAAGTGCAGCATCTTATGCAGATAGATTTGAAGGGCTGGGGGGTTGGTTATGTACCTTCATTTCAGCAGCATTGCCTACTTCATATGCTGAACAGTGTTGCTG GGCTCAGGGAATGGTTTTCACAAAGTGATGAGAGTCAAGTGCTTCCTAGGATTCCTGTTATGGTCAACATGACTCAATCTGTTTCTTCCAAGAAAGGCAGAAAAGCACAAGAGAGTACTACACAAACCGGCATTCAGATGGATCCAAGCAGACATTCCACAGTTCTTGAGGAGGAGTCTGATGAAGATGACGAATTTCTGATACCTGAATCTGAACCAGAG CCATCAAATCTTGAGGATGCTGCAGATGTTAGGAAGTCAG GGCGCAATGAAGAGGATTCAGATCTGATTGATTTATCTGGGTTTTCTGGGAATTTACGTCGGGATGACCGTGATAGCAGTCGTGACTGCTGGAGAATGTCTGATGGAAATAATTTCAGAGTTCGAAGCAAGAATTTTGTATATGATAAAAGCAAG ATTCCTGCAGGAAAGCCTCTTATGGAGCTTGTCGCTGTTGACTGGTTTAAAGATGCAAAGCGAATGGATCATGTTGCTAGAAGAAAAGGCTGTGCAGTTCAA GTAGCGGCTGAGAAGGGGCTCTTTGCATTGGCTATAAATCTACAA GTTCCTGGCACTACAAACTACAGTATGGTTTTCTACTTTGTTACGAAGAAACTGATACCAAACTCCTTATTGCAACGCTTTGTGGATGGTGATGACGAATTTCGGAATAGTAGGTTCAAGTTGATACCATCAGTTCCTAAG GGCTCATGGATTGTTCGACAAAGTGTTGGCAGCACTCCTTGTCTATTAGGAAAAGCTGTTGACATTACCTATATACGTGGCTCAAATTATTTAGAA ATAGATGTGGATATTGGCTCGTCTACAGTGGCGAATGGAGTCTTGGGGCTTGTGTGCGGTGTCATAACGACACTAGTTGTCGATATGGCTTTCCTTGTCCAG GCTAATACATACGACGAGCTCCCAGAAAGGCTGATTGGGGCAGTTCGTATGTCGCATATTGAGCTGTCATCTGCAATAGTTCCCGTGCTCGAGGATTAA